Proteins from one Triticum aestivum cultivar Chinese Spring chromosome 7A, IWGSC CS RefSeq v2.1, whole genome shotgun sequence genomic window:
- the LOC123153673 gene encoding uncharacterized protein has translation MAVTKARKAIKRSTRATADAGAGASSSLSMAPPPGPIGANELKQPPLLPPGVYFNPMKADRMGFLNRWIAGDDKMPDARGFILHADMYDNDPYALQRLHPPASAREGKHTWWFLGESKFQSPCSATENKRADRSVRTGGFWRVEQSKEELREEGGRKNCFGFYYVPPPPSKKLKTSWLMQEFTSDRDRGDGRRGVPALHKLYVMPRAEGLREIYGEDGLTTGNKKPVPADYFAAAAALMPPGSVRGLRQEHVEPPQASDLPPSPPRLPHYVGGDDDDDGQNFMDGIMSSVGPLHYDNSEKGENSMGAANVLDQYQQQHDDDAPEDNFSIPMDQFMRILDKPAETEGEEPAWDSLPDIVDHDELVKFNKDA, from the coding sequence ATGGCCGTCACGAAAGCGAGGAAAGCAATCAAGAGATCAACTCGCGCCACCGCCGACGCCGGAGCCGGAGCCAGCAGCTCCCTGTCCATGGCGCCTCCGCCCGGGCCCATCGGGGCGAACGAACTCAAGCAGCCGCCGTTGCTGCCTCCCGGCGTCTACTTCAACCCGATGAAGGCGGACAGGATGGGATTCCTCAACCGGTGGATCGCCGGCGATGACAAGATGCCCGACGCGCGGGGGTTCATCCTCCACGCCGACATGTACGACAACGACCCCTACGCGCTGCAGCGGCTGCACCCGCCGGCCAGCGCCCGCGAGGGCAAGCACACGTGGTGGTTCCTCGGCGAGAGCAAGTTCCAGAGCCCGTGCAGCGCGACAGAGAACAAGCGCGCCGACCGCAGCGTCCGGACCGGCGGGTTCTGGCGGGTGGAGCAGAGCAAGGAGGAGCTTCGCGAAGAGGGCGGGCGCAAGAACTGCTTCGGGTTCTACTACGTCCCCCCGCCCCCGTCCAAGAAGCTCAAGACGTCGTGGCTCATGCAGGAGTTCACCAGCGATAGGGACAGGGGCGACGGCAGGAGGGGCGTGCCCGCGCTCCACAAGCTCTATGTCATGCCGCGCGCCGAGGGCCTGAGGGAAATCTACGGGGAGGACGGCCTGACGACGGGGAACAAGAAGCCTGTCCCGGCAGACTatttcgccgctgccgccgcgctgATGCCGCCGGGGAGTGTCCGTGGTCTCCGGCAAGAGCACGTTGAGCCGCCACAGGCGTCGGATCTGCCGCCTTCGCCCCCGCGTCTTCCTCATTAcgtcggcggcgacgacgacgacgacggccaaAACTTCATGGATGGCATAATGTCGTCGGTGGGTCCTCTTCATTATGACAACAGCGAGAAGGGAGAGAACTCCATGGGAGCAGCCAACGTTCTTGATCAGTACCAGCAGCAGCATGATGATGATGCGCCTGAGGATAATTTTAGCATCCCAATGGACCAATTCATGAGAATACTTGACAAGCCAGCGGAGACGGAGGGGGAAGAACCGGCGTGGGACTCATTGCCGGATATCGTTGATCATGATGAGTTAGTGAAATTCAACAAGGATGCTTAG